One genomic window of Chondrinema litorale includes the following:
- a CDS encoding RagB/SusD family nutrient uptake outer membrane protein, translating to MNRIKHIYIFIATVIAASFTVSCNDDFVSTKPLDQVSEADVWVDGGLAEAFVTEIYNGLNDGGFNEEMLASTTDEAIFTHPGRGVTTVTESRSNPQDVINWGDPRLRWNDLYSRIRATNIALENLAEPQFENTDLADRLKGEARFMRAFFYHQLLRIWGGIPIIDEAYTLDAEDFSAPRNTYEECVSFIVADCDEAFSLLDGKSMESGRASAAAALALKSRVLVYAASDLHDITTASANSSVISSFSNTALLGYTSGDRTSRWQAAQTAAKAVLDYTDGYMTSLTAPVTAEEGEQNYENISLSKNGGEAELIFARYFINAKVEDGSRAALDNGPNGYHNWAGNTPTQNLVDDYEMMDGSSFDWDNPDHAEAPYENRDPRFYATILYDGADWKPRTADVAAKDPANQIQTGTYEIIFEGEKVNYFGLDTRQSTVEDWNGTRTGYYMHKFINKDPSIIDQNTRQEIPWPELRYTEAMLNYAEASIELGQEDEAKAWLNKIRFRAGMPAITETGDALKDQYRNERRVELVYEEHRFHDVRRWMIAPEKFGEQAKIILVEGKLKTGANVTLYEYDTDNYDYTYTVTDLDPGFENRQWLDKMYFMPLERDELNRNESLIQNPGY from the coding sequence ATGAATAGGATAAAACACATATATATATTTATAGCAACAGTAATTGCAGCCAGTTTTACGGTAAGCTGCAACGATGACTTTGTAAGCACCAAACCACTCGATCAGGTTTCTGAAGCAGATGTTTGGGTAGATGGAGGTTTAGCAGAAGCATTTGTTACTGAGATTTATAATGGTTTAAACGATGGTGGTTTTAATGAAGAGATGCTCGCATCTACTACAGACGAAGCAATCTTCACTCACCCAGGTAGAGGTGTAACCACTGTTACTGAGTCACGCTCTAACCCACAAGATGTAATTAACTGGGGAGATCCTAGACTTAGGTGGAATGACTTATATTCAAGAATTAGAGCGACCAACATTGCTTTAGAAAACTTGGCAGAACCTCAGTTCGAGAATACAGATTTAGCTGATAGATTAAAAGGCGAAGCGCGTTTTATGAGAGCATTTTTCTATCACCAACTTTTAAGAATTTGGGGTGGTATTCCAATTATCGATGAAGCTTATACTTTAGATGCCGAAGATTTCTCTGCACCAAGAAATACTTATGAAGAGTGTGTGAGCTTTATAGTAGCAGATTGTGATGAGGCGTTTTCTTTATTAGATGGAAAATCTATGGAATCTGGTAGAGCGTCTGCAGCAGCAGCATTAGCACTAAAATCTAGAGTATTAGTATATGCAGCTAGTGATCTACACGATATCACTACTGCAAGTGCAAATTCAAGTGTAATTTCAAGTTTTTCTAATACTGCATTATTAGGTTATACTTCTGGTGATCGAACTTCTCGCTGGCAGGCTGCCCAAACAGCAGCAAAAGCAGTATTAGATTATACTGATGGTTACATGACGTCTTTAACTGCTCCTGTTACTGCAGAAGAAGGTGAGCAAAACTACGAGAACATATCACTTTCTAAAAATGGTGGAGAAGCTGAATTAATCTTTGCTAGATATTTTATTAATGCTAAAGTCGAAGATGGTAGTAGAGCTGCATTAGATAATGGTCCTAATGGCTATCATAACTGGGCTGGTAATACACCAACTCAAAACTTAGTGGATGATTACGAGATGATGGACGGTTCTTCTTTCGATTGGGATAACCCTGATCATGCAGAAGCACCATACGAAAATAGAGATCCGCGTTTCTATGCAACCATCCTTTATGACGGTGCAGACTGGAAACCTCGTACAGCCGATGTTGCAGCGAAAGATCCTGCAAACCAAATTCAAACAGGTACTTACGAAATTATTTTCGAAGGTGAAAAAGTAAACTATTTTGGTTTAGATACTCGCCAAAGTACAGTAGAAGATTGGAACGGAACACGTACAGGTTACTATATGCATAAGTTCATCAACAAAGACCCTAGCATTATAGATCAAAATACAAGACAAGAAATTCCATGGCCAGAACTTCGCTACACCGAAGCGATGCTTAACTATGCAGAAGCTAGTATCGAATTAGGTCAGGAAGACGAAGCAAAAGCATGGTTAAACAAAATCCGTTTCCGTGCTGGTATGCCTGCAATTACCGAAACAGGTGATGCACTAAAGGATCAATACCGTAACGAGCGTAGAGTAGAACTGGTTTACGAAGAGCACCGTTTCCACGATGTAAGAAGATGGATGATTGCCCCAGAGAAATTTGGAGAGCAAGCAAAAATCATCTTGGTTGAAGGAAAATTGAAAACGGGTGCTAACGTAACGCTTTATGAGTATGACACAGACAATTACGATTATACTTATACCGTAACAGATCTAGATCCGGGATTTGAAAACCGCCAATGGCTTGACAAAATGTATTTTATGCCATTAGAGCGTGATGAACTCAATAGAAATGAATCTTTGATTCAGAATCCAGGATACTAG
- a CDS encoding VCBS repeat-containing protein, with product MKKLSFKSKLICWLVVFAGLTSCEKAIRNEGKANLSEKQTSEPVLFTLLTPEQTQVNFNNQLTEGLNTNVMAYEYFYNGGGVAVGDLNGDGWEDIYFTGNMVSNKLYLNMGSSQPMQFKDITQEAGVTGRKTPWTTGVTMADVNGDKLLDIYVCYSGNVRPENRTNELYINQGADENGFPHFKEEAAAYGLAVPSTSTQSVFFDYDLDGDLDMFLLNHSPFPLPVLDEVSTGEYMKKENPINGSRLFRNDGNRFKDITMSAGISSSGLSYGLGVGVADFNNDGWADIYVSNDYSIPDYLYINNQDGTFTNQLHSSFGHTSHFSMGSDIADVNNDALPDVYTLDMLPEDNGRQKLLFAPDNYELFNLNLKVGFHYQYMRNMLQIHDGNGADGEPVFSEVGQMAGISNTDWSWSALLADYDNDGWKDLFVTNGYVRDYTNMDFMKYMGDFTHSKNGKLLRKDVLDLVHQMPSSNISNYIYKNNGATASGLTFSNYKSEWGITQTSNSNGAAYADLDNDGDLDLIVNNINKPAFIYQNEVNKQKQNNYLKIKLEGEGKNTNGLGAKVTLYSQGKKLFLEQMPTRGFQSSVSPVMHFGLGDITKLERVEVIWPGNKLQELSNIDANQLITLSEDEAKQIKKPVEKTNPFYKEVTVPFAFEHQQKNINDFKRQPLMVNPVSFDGPCMIKGDVNGDGLEDIFTGGSSGQIAQLYIQQANGTFTKKSINAFETDKKSEDVAATFFDANADGALDLYVCSGGYNDFFPEDAALQDRLYLNDGNGNFTKVENAIPQMVTSSSCVSSADINGDGFNDLFVGGRVIPGIYPETPESYILINDGKGNFKNATAELAPDLQKAGMITDAEWLDLNGDKVKDLIVVGEWMPVKAFINEDGKLQDKSSSYFEKEYSGWWNEILIEDLNNDGNPDLVLGNMGLNTQCKVSDNEPAELFYKDFDDNGSIDPIFCFYIQGESYPSVTRDELLDQMSMMRGRFPDYKSYANTKMEDIFSKEELEGVKHLEVNELKTLYLEGTNGGMFKEKALPLVVQSSPVCAIQPLDFNNDGNKDLLLCGNIHRGKLRFGNTDANMGILLKGDGNGNFEYVPQNESGFEIWGDVRSIVSLNNTLLFGINQSKTKAYQLNIEVL from the coding sequence ATGAAAAAGCTCTCATTCAAAAGCAAGTTAATTTGTTGGTTAGTGGTATTTGCAGGACTTACAAGCTGCGAAAAAGCAATAAGAAATGAGGGAAAAGCAAACCTTTCCGAAAAGCAGACCTCAGAACCTGTTTTATTTACCTTATTAACACCAGAACAAACACAAGTCAATTTTAACAATCAACTTACAGAAGGGCTCAATACCAATGTAATGGCCTACGAATATTTCTACAATGGCGGCGGAGTAGCAGTAGGAGATTTAAATGGAGACGGGTGGGAAGATATTTACTTTACCGGAAACATGGTTTCCAATAAATTATACCTGAACATGGGAAGCTCTCAACCCATGCAGTTTAAAGACATTACACAAGAAGCAGGTGTTACTGGCAGAAAAACACCATGGACAACCGGTGTAACTATGGCCGATGTAAACGGAGATAAACTGCTCGATATTTATGTATGTTACTCTGGCAATGTACGCCCAGAAAACAGAACAAACGAATTATATATCAATCAAGGAGCCGATGAAAATGGCTTCCCACATTTTAAAGAAGAAGCTGCCGCTTATGGTTTAGCAGTTCCATCTACCAGTACACAATCAGTCTTTTTTGATTATGATCTAGATGGCGATTTGGATATGTTCTTGCTCAATCACAGTCCATTTCCATTGCCAGTGCTCGATGAGGTTTCTACAGGTGAGTATATGAAAAAAGAGAACCCAATAAATGGGTCAAGACTTTTTAGAAATGATGGAAATCGGTTTAAAGATATCACAATGTCTGCCGGGATTAGTAGCTCAGGTTTGTCTTATGGTTTAGGAGTTGGTGTAGCAGACTTTAATAATGATGGCTGGGCAGATATTTATGTAAGTAACGATTATTCTATTCCTGACTACTTATACATTAATAATCAGGATGGTACTTTTACAAATCAGTTGCATAGTTCTTTTGGGCATACTTCCCATTTTTCTATGGGTAGCGATATTGCCGATGTAAATAATGATGCATTACCAGATGTATATACACTAGATATGTTGCCAGAAGATAATGGCAGACAAAAATTACTCTTTGCTCCAGATAATTACGAGTTATTCAATTTAAACCTAAAAGTAGGTTTTCATTATCAATATATGCGGAATATGCTGCAAATCCACGATGGCAATGGTGCAGATGGTGAACCGGTTTTTAGTGAAGTGGGGCAAATGGCTGGTATTTCAAACACAGATTGGAGCTGGTCTGCATTATTAGCAGATTATGATAACGATGGTTGGAAAGACCTTTTTGTAACAAATGGCTATGTGAGAGACTATACCAACATGGATTTTATGAAATACATGGGAGATTTCACTCATAGCAAAAATGGAAAGCTTTTACGAAAAGATGTGTTGGACTTGGTACATCAAATGCCTTCATCAAACATTTCCAACTACATCTATAAAAACAATGGAGCTACTGCCAGTGGACTCACCTTTTCTAATTATAAATCGGAATGGGGTATTACGCAAACCTCCAATAGTAATGGAGCAGCTTATGCAGATTTAGATAATGATGGTGACCTCGATTTAATTGTCAATAACATCAACAAGCCAGCCTTTATTTACCAAAATGAAGTTAACAAGCAAAAGCAGAATAATTACCTCAAAATAAAATTGGAAGGTGAAGGAAAAAACACAAATGGCTTAGGAGCCAAAGTAACATTATATAGCCAAGGTAAAAAGCTCTTTTTGGAGCAAATGCCTACGAGAGGTTTTCAATCGAGTGTTTCACCAGTGATGCATTTTGGTTTGGGAGATATCACCAAGCTAGAACGTGTTGAAGTGATTTGGCCAGGAAACAAACTACAAGAGCTTAGTAATATAGATGCCAATCAGTTGATAACACTTTCAGAAGATGAAGCAAAACAAATTAAAAAGCCAGTAGAAAAGACCAATCCATTTTATAAAGAAGTAACTGTACCATTTGCATTTGAACATCAGCAAAAAAATATTAATGATTTTAAGCGTCAGCCATTAATGGTAAATCCAGTCTCTTTTGATGGACCTTGCATGATAAAAGGAGATGTAAATGGCGATGGTCTAGAAGATATTTTTACAGGAGGTTCCAGTGGGCAAATCGCTCAATTATATATTCAGCAAGCTAATGGGACCTTCACTAAAAAAAGCATCAATGCTTTTGAAACTGATAAGAAAAGTGAAGATGTGGCTGCCACTTTCTTCGATGCCAATGCAGATGGAGCTTTAGATTTATATGTATGCAGTGGAGGTTATAATGATTTCTTTCCAGAAGATGCTGCTTTGCAAGACAGACTATATCTCAATGATGGAAATGGAAATTTCACTAAAGTGGAGAATGCTATTCCTCAGATGGTTACCAGTAGTAGCTGTGTGAGCTCCGCCGATATAAATGGCGATGGTTTTAACGATTTATTTGTGGGTGGAAGGGTGATTCCGGGGATTTATCCTGAAACACCAGAATCTTATATTTTAATAAATGATGGCAAAGGAAATTTTAAAAATGCCACAGCAGAGCTAGCTCCTGACTTGCAAAAAGCAGGTATGATAACCGATGCCGAATGGCTAGATTTGAATGGCGATAAGGTGAAAGATTTAATTGTAGTAGGAGAGTGGATGCCAGTAAAAGCATTTATTAATGAAGATGGAAAACTGCAAGATAAATCTAGCTCTTATTTCGAAAAGGAATACAGTGGTTGGTGGAATGAAATTCTAATTGAAGACCTAAATAATGATGGTAATCCCGATTTGGTGCTTGGAAACATGGGCCTAAATACGCAGTGTAAAGTCAGTGATAATGAGCCAGCCGAACTGTTTTACAAAGATTTTGACGACAATGGCTCTATAGATCCAATTTTCTGTTTTTACATTCAAGGCGAAAGTTATCCATCGGTAACTAGAGATGAACTACTAGACCAAATGAGTATGATGCGTGGTCGTTTTCCAGATTACAAAAGTTACGCAAATACCAAAATGGAAGACATCTTTAGTAAAGAAGAGCTAGAAGGAGTAAAGCATCTCGAAGTAAATGAGTTAAAAACACTTTATTTGGAAGGAACAAATGGCGGTATGTTTAAAGAAAAGGCCTTGCCATTGGTAGTGCAATCTTCTCCAGTTTGTGCGATACAGCCATTAGACTTCAATAATGATGGAAACAAAGATTTGTTACTTTGCGGGAACATTCACAGAGGTAAACTGCGATTTGGCAATACAGATGCGAATATGGGTATTTTGCTAAAAGGTGATGGTAATGGTAATTTTGAATATGTACCCCAAAATGAATCAGGTTTTGAGATTTGGGGAGATGTTAGAAGCATTGTTTCTTTGAACAACACTTTGCTTTTCGGCATCAATCAAAGTAAAACAAAAGCCTATCAACTTAATATAGAAGTATTGTAA
- a CDS encoding vanadium-dependent haloperoxidase produces MKKHIILIIGLCIYLSGCSSKKDKVIQVPSNEIDKLLEHVTDVMVHDVTNPPLAARFFSYICLSGYEVLSLNSNIYPSMQGSLNKFPEITKPQVEGYSVELSALLAMMATAKKVQPSGSLIADYEKNFLDSCKRAGYSIEKINKSIEYAQDVSKQILAYAKVDGYNKTSNYPKYTPLEGEGYWYPTPPAFFAAVEPYFNTVRPFTLDSAAQFKPDPPVAFSTEKDSPFYKLMMEVYEEGSINLGDNSRAIATFWDCNPFAVKTTGHLMVALKKISPGAHWIGITGIACRKENKNFKETLKIHTVVSVGLMDAFLSCWDEKYRSDRIRPETAIRKYIDPNWEPLLQTPPFPEYTSGHSTISAASAYILTHYFGDNFSFIDSTEIKFSLPTRNYSSFMAAAKEAAVSRLYGGIHYRDANENGTKQGLKVGEWVIGTVEKIETKPLVIDSDHTEEFTSSDIN; encoded by the coding sequence ATGAAGAAACACATAATATTGATCATTGGATTGTGTATTTACTTGAGTGGGTGTAGCTCAAAAAAAGATAAAGTAATACAAGTACCAAGTAACGAAATAGACAAACTTCTTGAGCATGTTACTGATGTAATGGTTCATGATGTAACGAATCCGCCTCTTGCGGCAAGATTTTTTTCTTATATATGCCTTTCAGGATATGAGGTGTTATCGCTAAACAGCAACATTTATCCGAGTATGCAAGGCAGCTTGAATAAATTTCCAGAAATTACAAAACCTCAGGTAGAAGGCTACTCTGTAGAATTAAGCGCTTTACTTGCTATGATGGCGACTGCTAAAAAGGTGCAACCTTCTGGTAGTCTAATTGCAGATTACGAGAAAAACTTTTTAGATTCTTGCAAACGCGCTGGATATTCTATAGAAAAAATAAACAAATCTATCGAGTATGCACAAGACGTGAGTAAGCAGATTTTAGCCTATGCTAAAGTAGATGGATATAATAAAACCTCTAACTATCCTAAATATACACCTTTAGAAGGAGAGGGGTATTGGTACCCAACACCGCCCGCTTTTTTTGCAGCAGTAGAACCATACTTTAACACAGTACGCCCATTCACTTTAGATTCTGCTGCTCAGTTTAAACCTGATCCACCAGTAGCTTTTAGCACAGAAAAAGATTCTCCTTTCTATAAATTAATGATGGAAGTGTATGAAGAAGGAAGTATAAATTTAGGTGATAATAGTAGAGCGATAGCAACTTTTTGGGATTGTAATCCTTTTGCTGTTAAAACCACAGGGCATTTAATGGTGGCACTTAAGAAAATTTCTCCCGGAGCACATTGGATTGGAATCACTGGTATTGCTTGCCGCAAAGAAAATAAGAATTTTAAAGAGACACTTAAGATTCATACAGTAGTTTCTGTTGGATTGATGGATGCCTTTCTTTCTTGTTGGGATGAAAAATACCGTAGTGATCGCATTAGACCAGAAACGGCTATTAGAAAATATATCGACCCTAATTGGGAGCCACTTTTACAAACCCCTCCTTTCCCAGAATATACCAGTGGGCATTCTACAATCTCAGCTGCTTCGGCATATATTCTCACCCATTATTTTGGCGATAACTTTAGCTTTATAGATAGCACAGAGATAAAGTTTAGCTTACCAACTAGGAATTATTCGTCTTTTATGGCTGCTGCAAAAGAAGCGGCAGTATCAAGATTATATGGTGGTATCCATTACAGAGATGCGAATGAAAACGGTACAAAGCAAGGTTTAAAAGTTGGAGAATGGGTGATAGGTACGGTTGAAAAAATTGAAACAAAACCTTTAGTAATTGACTCAGATCACACAGAAGAGTTTACAAGCTCAGATATTAACTAA
- a CDS encoding cysteine-rich CWC family protein, with protein sequence MKKHEDKYCPRCKSQFECKVGSITLCQCATVSLSNAERNYINMLYDDCLCAKCMEELKVEYQNNLLKEKIDALSRSN encoded by the coding sequence ATGAAAAAACATGAAGATAAATATTGCCCCCGTTGTAAGTCCCAGTTCGAGTGTAAAGTTGGATCTATTACACTTTGCCAATGCGCTACTGTTAGCTTGAGTAATGCCGAAAGAAACTACATAAACATGCTTTACGATGACTGTTTGTGTGCCAAGTGTATGGAAGAGCTGAAAGTAGAATATCAAAATAACTTGCTCAAAGAGAAAATTGATGCGCTTTCAAGATCAAATTAG
- a CDS encoding TonB-dependent receptor, translated as MKLYLLSVLAYVLTLLAVNAQSGNIMGNITTSDGKPAEYVNVGLKGTTKGSTTNHEGNYKIENVAVGNYTLIASFVGLETQESQIVVKAGETLSINFTLNESAQELSEVVIQANANQYNEEAPSQSLRLNTPLIETPQNIQVVTKAVLEDQQVISMSDGLIRNVSGAVRTEHWGDLYTNIKVRGSQIQAFRNGFNVVNSSWGPLTEDMSFVDHIEFVKGPAGFMLANGDPSGLYNVVTKKPTGVTKGEVSFTVGSFDLYRSTLDLDGKLSKDGKLLYRLNLAAQNKKSHRDNEFNNRYVIAPVISYQLDKNSKLTLEYTYQRAEMSDVGSYYVFSPDGFATYPVEFTTLPSGMPATNIDDHSFFVNFQHKLNNNWKLTGQLAYFNYQQQGSSMWPGAVYEDGKILRTVSSWDAKSKMTLGQVFVNGDVTTGSVRHRILGGLDLGNKEYFADWGQYHMLDSVGAEFDPLNPYYGVPVNGYPQFDYTTPLEERAQAVAGLIDQRYTGVYVQDELGFINNKVRLTLAGRYTTVSQSSYGGTPLTAKRFTPRVGLSVSLNDFTSVYALYDQAFIPQAGTLTNGDDAKPITGNNMEIGFKRNWAGGKWSSTLGIYRILKNNEITSDPNNPNSGLSVELGEKRSQGIEFDLRGTIVNGLKLIANYAYTDSKVTKVTEGITDIDEGDIIPGFAKHTVNGWLTYKIQNGVLKGTGFSAGVTWLADRETYWDESPDPSQTLPDYVKVDAGLFWQKDRIKITANVFNVLDEYLYSGSYYSWLSAYYWQTDPPRNARLSLNYKF; from the coding sequence ATGAAGTTATATTTACTAAGTGTACTAGCATATGTTTTAACACTTTTAGCAGTAAATGCACAAAGTGGAAACATAATGGGGAACATCACGACATCAGATGGGAAACCAGCTGAATATGTAAACGTTGGTTTGAAAGGTACAACAAAAGGTTCTACTACAAACCATGAAGGAAACTATAAAATCGAAAACGTAGCTGTTGGAAATTATACCTTAATTGCTTCATTTGTTGGACTTGAAACACAAGAAAGTCAAATTGTAGTAAAAGCCGGAGAAACTCTAAGCATAAATTTTACACTGAATGAAAGTGCACAAGAGTTAAGTGAAGTTGTAATTCAGGCAAATGCTAACCAATATAATGAAGAAGCACCTTCTCAAAGTTTAAGGTTAAATACACCATTAATAGAAACTCCTCAAAACATACAAGTTGTAACTAAAGCCGTGTTGGAAGACCAGCAGGTTATCAGTATGAGTGATGGCCTAATTAGAAATGTGAGTGGAGCTGTAAGAACAGAGCACTGGGGCGACCTTTATACAAACATTAAAGTAAGAGGCTCACAAATACAGGCTTTCCGTAATGGATTTAATGTAGTGAATTCTAGCTGGGGCCCACTTACAGAAGATATGAGCTTTGTAGACCATATCGAATTTGTAAAAGGTCCAGCAGGTTTTATGTTGGCAAATGGTGACCCAAGTGGTTTGTACAATGTAGTAACCAAAAAGCCAACAGGTGTAACCAAAGGCGAAGTTTCTTTTACTGTAGGTAGTTTCGATTTATACAGATCTACTCTTGATTTGGACGGCAAACTTAGTAAAGATGGAAAGTTACTTTATCGTTTAAATCTGGCTGCACAAAACAAAAAATCGCACAGAGATAATGAGTTTAACAACAGGTATGTAATTGCTCCAGTTATCTCTTACCAACTCGATAAAAATTCTAAGTTAACATTAGAATATACATACCAGCGTGCAGAGATGAGTGATGTAGGTTCTTATTATGTATTCTCTCCTGATGGTTTTGCTACATACCCTGTAGAATTTACAACCTTGCCATCTGGCATGCCTGCAACTAACATAGATGATCACAGTTTCTTTGTTAATTTCCAGCATAAATTAAACAACAATTGGAAACTTACAGGTCAATTAGCTTATTTCAATTACCAACAGCAAGGGAGCTCAATGTGGCCAGGAGCTGTTTACGAAGATGGAAAAATACTGAGAACAGTAAGTAGCTGGGATGCTAAAAGTAAAATGACATTGGGGCAGGTATTTGTAAATGGAGATGTAACTACTGGTAGTGTAAGACATAGAATATTAGGTGGTTTAGATCTTGGTAACAAAGAATACTTTGCCGATTGGGGACAATATCACATGCTAGATTCAGTAGGAGCAGAGTTTGATCCATTAAATCCTTACTATGGTGTTCCTGTAAATGGTTATCCCCAGTTCGATTATACAACTCCACTTGAAGAAAGAGCACAAGCTGTAGCTGGTCTTATCGACCAAAGATATACGGGTGTTTATGTGCAAGATGAACTAGGTTTCATTAATAATAAAGTGAGATTAACGCTTGCAGGCAGATATACTACAGTGAGTCAATCTTCTTATGGCGGCACTCCACTTACTGCAAAAAGATTTACTCCTCGTGTAGGCTTAAGTGTTTCTTTGAACGATTTCACTTCAGTGTATGCACTTTACGATCAAGCATTTATCCCGCAGGCAGGTACATTAACTAATGGTGATGATGCAAAGCCAATTACTGGAAATAATATGGAAATTGGTTTCAAAAGAAATTGGGCTGGTGGAAAGTGGAGCAGTACTTTAGGCATTTACAGAATTCTTAAAAACAATGAAATTACCTCAGACCCAAATAATCCAAACTCTGGATTAAGTGTAGAATTAGGTGAGAAAAGATCGCAAGGTATTGAGTTCGACTTGAGAGGTACCATTGTAAATGGTTTGAAATTAATCGCTAACTATGCTTATACAGATTCAAAAGTAACAAAGGTTACTGAGGGAATTACTGATATAGACGAAGGAGATATTATACCTGGATTTGCTAAACATACCGTAAATGGTTGGCTAACTTATAAAATCCAAAATGGTGTTTTAAAAGGGACTGGTTTTTCTGCTGGTGTTACTTGGTTAGCAGACAGAGAAACTTATTGGGATGAGTCTCCAGACCCAAGCCAAACACTGCCAGATTATGTAAAAGTGGATGCAGGTTTATTCTGGCAAAAAGATAGAATTAAAATCACAGCCAATGTATTTAATGTATTAGACGAATATTTATACAGTGGTTCTTATTACTCTTGGTTAAGTGCTTATTACTGGCAAACAGATCCTCCAAGAAATGCTAGATTGAGTTTGAATTACAAATTTTAA
- a CDS encoding DUF4249 domain-containing protein, whose product MKLNFKHTAFMAVIVFGCLEEYTPDLNNNDERILVVEGRIGNNVTSIQLSRTTEVGYDSLASESKARVNLEDENENIVAVLTEVDNGVYQDSLPLEFDRKYRVRITTSNEQEYLSEAMEILDTPPIDSIFWENTINGITIYVSTHNDVDNSRYYQWEFDETYVYRVMYYSNYYFQASDTTVHRRNPEDQVYYCWQSYHNENIKIGSTIQFSENVVSKRSLTEIIPSDNLKFSIKYSINVIQSSISEDYYNFLDLLRANSEDLGSIFGPQPSLLTSNVSPVNSDNKVIGYISANTLEEKRIFIERLDIPYRDIPAIFNTYCYDTTVVNTPVNLYEQFGQLNGLIPLDAIYGSSPIPDSYSGAPPSCADCRTGGGVNKEPDFWE is encoded by the coding sequence ATGAAACTAAACTTTAAGCATACCGCATTTATGGCGGTAATTGTTTTTGGGTGCCTAGAAGAATACACACCCGATTTAAACAATAATGATGAGCGTATTTTAGTAGTAGAAGGCAGAATTGGCAATAATGTAACAAGTATACAACTTAGCAGAACCACCGAAGTCGGATACGATAGTTTAGCCTCTGAAAGTAAGGCAAGAGTAAACCTTGAAGACGAAAATGAAAATATAGTTGCGGTATTGACTGAAGTAGATAATGGCGTTTATCAAGATAGCCTACCTCTTGAATTTGATAGAAAATATCGAGTGAGAATAACTACTAGCAATGAGCAAGAATATCTCTCTGAAGCAATGGAAATTCTCGATACCCCTCCAATCGATAGTATATTTTGGGAGAATACAATTAATGGCATTACTATTTATGTTTCTACGCATAATGATGTAGATAACTCGCGATATTACCAATGGGAGTTTGATGAAACCTATGTTTATCGTGTTATGTATTACTCAAATTATTATTTTCAAGCTAGTGATACAACGGTTCACCGTAGAAACCCTGAAGATCAGGTTTATTATTGCTGGCAATCGTACCATAACGAAAATATAAAGATTGGCTCTACAATTCAATTCTCAGAAAATGTTGTTTCTAAAAGAAGTTTAACAGAGATAATTCCCTCAGATAATCTCAAATTCTCAATAAAGTATTCTATTAATGTAATTCAATCTTCCATTTCTGAAGACTATTACAACTTTTTGGATTTACTGCGGGCAAACTCAGAAGATTTAGGTTCCATATTTGGCCCTCAACCTTCTTTGTTAACATCTAATGTCAGCCCGGTTAATTCAGACAATAAGGTAATAGGTTACATAAGTGCAAATACTCTCGAAGAGAAAAGGATATTTATTGAAAGATTAGATATTCCTTATAGAGATATACCAGCAATTTTTAATACTTATTGTTATGATACTACTGTAGTAAATACTCCTGTAAACCTTTATGAACAATTTGGTCAACTAAATGGGTTAATACCTCTTGATGCAATTTATGGTAGTAGTCCCATACCTGATTCTTACTCTGGTGCACCACCCTCTTGTGCCGATTGCAGAACTGGAGGTGGCGTAAATAAAGAACCAGACTTTTGGGAGTAG